The Winogradskyella schleiferi genome has a window encoding:
- a CDS encoding tRNA (cytidine(34)-2'-O)-methyltransferase, whose protein sequence is MPLNIVLIEPEIPNNTGNIGRLALATGSKLHLVKPFGFEIDDKRLKRAGLDYWQHLEVIYYDTIDDFFLKNDDAQMVFLSSHGTKSHWDIDFKNDMFLVFGKESVGLPKPLIETYASQLFKIPLYSKAIRSLNLANAVGIIVYEGLRQIK, encoded by the coding sequence ATGCCATTAAACATCGTACTTATAGAACCCGAAATCCCAAACAACACTGGTAACATTGGTCGTCTGGCATTGGCCACGGGTTCAAAATTACATTTAGTAAAACCTTTTGGTTTCGAAATTGACGATAAACGTCTTAAACGCGCCGGACTCGATTATTGGCAACATTTGGAGGTTATCTATTATGATACTATTGATGATTTCTTCTTAAAAAACGATGATGCACAAATGGTATTTTTATCTAGCCACGGCACTAAAAGTCATTGGGATATAGACTTTAAAAATGACATGTTTTTGGTTTTTGGAAAAGAATCTGTTGGTTTACCAAAACCGTTAATTGAGACCTATGCATCTCAACTATTTAAAATCCCACTTTATAGTAAAGCGATAAGAAGCTTAAATTTAGCCAATGCAGTAGGCATTATTGTTTATGAAGGCCTGCGACAAATTAAATAA
- a CDS encoding EF-hand domain-containing protein, translating to MITKTLKTGIVLVAIASFSFIGAQQKQEIKQQIKNDKIELKKDRSERMFKHLDINADNMITLEEFKEKRMKDPSKTEKIEKQFADIDTDKNETIGREEFKIYFESNLRPTRMEKIKAKNKKNAVEKG from the coding sequence ATGATTACCAAAACATTAAAAACAGGAATTGTATTAGTTGCAATAGCCTCATTTTCCTTTATTGGTGCTCAACAAAAGCAAGAAATAAAGCAGCAAATAAAAAATGATAAAATTGAATTAAAAAAAGATAGATCGGAAAGAATGTTTAAGCACCTCGATATCAATGCTGATAATATGATCACTTTGGAGGAGTTTAAGGAAAAACGTATGAAAGATCCTTCCAAGACGGAAAAAATTGAAAAACAATTCGCAGACATTGATACGGATAAAAATGAAACCATAGGCAGGGAAGAATTTAAAATTTATTTTGAATCTAATCTTAGACCCACTAGGATGGAAAAAATAAAAGCAAAAAACAAGAAAAACGCTGTAGAGAAAGGATAG
- a CDS encoding VF530 family protein translates to MSTQANNPLHGVKLEQIVTELQAHYGWEYMGYQINIRCFTHDPSVKSSLKFLRRTPWARTKVEAMYLEMLKKRS, encoded by the coding sequence GTGTCAACACAAGCCAATAATCCATTGCACGGCGTAAAGCTAGAACAGATTGTTACAGAACTGCAAGCGCATTACGGTTGGGAGTATATGGGTTATCAAATTAACATTCGTTGCTTTACGCACGATCCTTCAGTAAAATCGAGTTTAAAGTTTTTACGACGGACGCCATGGGCAAGAACTAAGGTGGAAGCGATGTATTTGGAAATGTTGAAAAAACGATCCTAA
- a CDS encoding DUF6500 family protein, giving the protein MSPILKAKIIEVCDRKIAQKGTNVGISFYAFFKNQNDNPELLMEAATWWIKTHELDHFEKAVKIKELVKSL; this is encoded by the coding sequence ATGTCTCCGATTTTAAAAGCCAAAATCATAGAGGTTTGCGATAGGAAAATTGCACAAAAAGGAACTAATGTTGGAATCTCTTTTTATGCGTTTTTTAAGAATCAGAATGACAATCCTGAATTGTTAATGGAAGCCGCAACTTGGTGGATAAAAACACACGAGTTAGATCATTTTGAAAAAGCGGTAAAGATTAAGGAATTAGTAAAAAGTCTATAA
- a CDS encoding DEAD/DEAH box helicase: MSFKSLGLSEPLLKAISKKGYETPSPIQAKAIPPVLEGKDVLASAQTGTGKTAGFTLPMLHLLSKGPEQRHRPIRALILTPTRELAAQVHANVKEYSEFLNIRSAVIFGGVNQNPQVNKLNQGVDVLVATPGRLIDLENQGLLSLKKVEIFVLDEADRMLDMGFLRDIERIMKLIPNKRQNLMFSATFSKDIKKLAYSILNHPVQVEATPENTAVEVIEQKVYRVAKGKKTNLIIKLISEGNWKQVLVFTRTKHGANKLCKKMISAGITAAAIHGNKSQGARTKALAGFKNGSVRVLVATDIAARGLDIPLLPHVINFELPNISEDYVHRIGRTGRAGAEGQAISLVSADETTYLKGIEKLIGESIEVEIVEGFEPDPNASTEPIKPGQNRNQGRGRNSNSRNSSRNSSKNSKNSNRSRSRNRNTNSR, encoded by the coding sequence ATGTCATTCAAATCATTGGGCTTATCTGAGCCATTACTTAAAGCAATTAGTAAAAAAGGATACGAAACACCATCGCCTATACAAGCCAAAGCTATTCCTCCTGTTTTAGAAGGAAAAGATGTTTTAGCATCAGCACAAACCGGAACAGGAAAAACAGCTGGTTTCACTTTGCCAATGCTTCATCTTTTATCTAAAGGACCAGAGCAAAGACACCGACCAATAAGAGCTTTGATTTTAACGCCAACACGTGAGTTGGCCGCACAGGTCCATGCTAATGTTAAAGAATACAGCGAGTTTTTAAATATTAGAAGTGCTGTGATTTTTGGTGGCGTCAACCAGAATCCACAAGTGAATAAATTAAATCAAGGTGTAGATGTTTTGGTAGCCACTCCAGGACGTTTAATTGATTTGGAAAATCAAGGTTTGTTATCTTTAAAAAAGGTTGAAATATTTGTTTTAGACGAAGCCGATCGTATGTTGGACATGGGTTTTTTGCGTGATATTGAACGTATTATGAAATTGATACCTAACAAAAGACAAAACCTAATGTTCTCAGCTACATTTTCTAAGGATATAAAGAAGTTGGCGTATTCAATCCTTAATCATCCTGTGCAGGTTGAAGCCACGCCAGAAAATACAGCGGTCGAAGTTATAGAACAAAAGGTTTACAGAGTTGCCAAAGGGAAAAAAACGAACTTAATCATAAAGTTAATTTCTGAAGGTAACTGGAAACAAGTCTTAGTCTTTACAAGAACAAAACACGGTGCCAACAAACTTTGTAAAAAGATGATTAGTGCTGGTATTACAGCTGCTGCTATTCATGGAAATAAAAGCCAAGGTGCGCGTACTAAAGCTTTAGCGGGCTTTAAGAATGGTTCCGTAAGAGTTTTGGTAGCTACAGATATTGCAGCAAGAGGCTTGGATATTCCATTGTTGCCTCATGTTATTAATTTTGAATTGCCAAACATCTCCGAAGATTACGTGCATAGAATTGGCAGAACCGGTAGAGCAGGAGCAGAAGGACAAGCCATATCATTGGTAAGTGCAGATGAAACTACGTATTTAAAAGGCATAGAAAAGTTGATTGGGGAATCCATTGAAGTCGAAATTGTTGAAGGTTTTGAACCTGATCCTAATGCGTCAACGGAACCAATTAAGCCAGGTCAGAATAGAAACCAAGGTCGTGGTCGGAATTCTAATTCTAGAAACAGTTCTCGGAATTCCTCTAAAAATAGTAAAAATTCAAACCGAAGTAGAAGTCGAAATCGCAATACCAATAGCCGTTAA
- a CDS encoding tryptophan-rich sensory protein, which yields MKKTLQIANAIAFIIVIIINYVSVTGALNNTTIGEISDSYNSLFTPAGYAFSIWGIIYLLLFGFVVYQGRSLFVSVANDDFVLKTGWWFVLSCVFNSIWVFAWVYEYTGLSCVLIFLLLMALVKIVINNRMELDDEPFPTILCLWWPFVIYSGWVTVASIVNISSYLVKLGWDGFGLSESVWTIIMIVAALIINQYVLWKRNMREFAAVGAWALIAIGIANKGTNAIILYAAFIGAAILLISTGIHGYKNRATNPFLKLKQSLSTSK from the coding sequence ATGAAAAAAACACTACAAATAGCCAATGCTATTGCTTTCATCATCGTTATAATCATTAATTACGTTTCCGTTACAGGTGCCTTAAATAACACTACTATTGGGGAAATATCTGATAGTTACAATTCGTTGTTTACGCCTGCAGGTTATGCCTTTTCAATTTGGGGCATTATTTATTTGCTGCTGTTTGGCTTTGTCGTTTACCAAGGCAGAAGCCTTTTTGTAAGTGTGGCAAATGATGATTTTGTTCTAAAAACAGGTTGGTGGTTTGTGCTGTCTTGCGTGTTCAATTCCATTTGGGTGTTTGCTTGGGTTTATGAGTATACGGGTTTATCTTGTGTGTTAATATTTTTGCTTTTGATGGCCTTGGTTAAAATTGTAATCAATAATCGCATGGAATTAGACGATGAACCATTTCCAACTATTTTATGCCTTTGGTGGCCATTTGTGATTTATTCCGGCTGGGTAACTGTGGCGAGTATAGTAAATATTTCGAGTTATTTGGTTAAACTGGGTTGGGATGGTTTTGGGCTTTCAGAATCCGTTTGGACAATTATTATGATTGTGGCAGCCTTAATAATCAACCAATACGTGCTTTGGAAACGTAATATGCGCGAGTTTGCCGCTGTAGGTGCTTGGGCATTGATAGCAATTGGTATAGCGAATAAGGGCACTAACGCGATAATTTTATATGCTGCTTTTATAGGTGCCGCTATTTTATTGATTAGTACTGGGATTCATGGCTATAAAAATCGGGCAACCAATCCATTCCTGAAATTAAAGCAGTCTTTGAGCACTTCAAAATAA
- a CDS encoding GNAT family N-acetyltransferase gives MNFTPFPELVSNRLFLRNIFPSDHAELLYLRSDKTLNKYIERPEHRQTKTTADAIKFIKELNENIQNNTSIAWGITLKNKPQIIGTICLWNFSKNKAFAEVGFDLHSEFQGKGIMTEALKLILDFGFNTLKLHKIEAFTHRENKSSKKLLLKNGFDLITDRKDMDNVCNVIFEIKNLV, from the coding sequence ATGAACTTTACACCTTTTCCTGAATTAGTATCAAACCGTCTTTTTCTTAGAAACATATTTCCTTCCGACCATGCAGAGCTTCTTTATCTACGTTCAGACAAGACACTTAATAAATATATTGAAAGACCTGAGCACAGACAAACAAAAACAACGGCCGACGCTATAAAATTTATAAAAGAACTTAACGAAAATATCCAAAATAACACCTCAATTGCTTGGGGAATAACCTTAAAAAACAAACCACAAATCATTGGTACTATTTGTTTATGGAATTTCTCAAAAAATAAAGCCTTTGCTGAAGTTGGTTTTGACTTGCATTCTGAATTTCAAGGAAAAGGCATTATGACTGAAGCTTTAAAGTTAATTTTAGATTTTGGGTTTAATACGCTAAAACTACATAAAATAGAAGCTTTTACACATCGCGAAAATAAAAGTTCTAAAAAGCTATTACTCAAAAATGGGTTTGATTTGATTACAGATAGAAAAGATATGGATAATGTGTGTAATGTTATCTTTGAGATTAAAAATTTAGTATAG
- a CDS encoding serine hydrolase domain-containing protein — protein sequence MKTLITFITMAFSTLFVNAQMTAEKELQKTLDESTAIALKEHNVPGMAIAVIKNDQVIIKKGYGFSDIKSGEAVSSATGFNIGSISKMFTAWGIMKLVEEGSLRLDAPASNYISGWKLPASEFDANKVTIRNLLQHTAGLSVHGYNGYESKNELTSIRQSLSGTSNPDEAVKLIMEPESKWQYSGGGYSILQLVIEEVTGKSFADYMQKNIFKPLKMKHTSFDINKKILKNSSKAYDEEAKEIPLRLFNAQAAAGLHTTIDDLILFAKASFSRNPVLSKKSISLLTAPTEISNGNYGMGYMEMNRFGDFTLNGHGGSNEGWHSGFMLDFKSKSGIIILTNGSNGRNVLFGSMKDWAQWHESN from the coding sequence ATGAAAACTTTAATTACATTTATTACAATGGCATTTTCTACTTTATTCGTTAATGCACAAATGACAGCAGAAAAGGAGCTACAAAAAACCTTAGATGAATCTACAGCTATTGCTTTAAAAGAGCATAACGTGCCTGGTATGGCAATCGCAGTTATTAAAAATGATCAAGTAATTATTAAAAAAGGATATGGATTTTCTGATATAAAAAGCGGAGAAGCTGTTAGCAGTGCAACAGGCTTTAATATTGGATCTATATCAAAAATGTTTACCGCTTGGGGAATTATGAAATTAGTAGAAGAAGGAAGTCTTCGATTAGACGCTCCTGCTTCCAATTATATTTCTGGGTGGAAATTGCCAGCTAGTGAGTTTGATGCTAATAAAGTAACCATTAGAAATTTATTACAGCATACAGCTGGTTTATCTGTGCATGGTTATAATGGGTATGAATCTAAAAATGAATTAACATCCATTAGGCAATCACTATCGGGAACTTCCAATCCAGATGAAGCCGTAAAGCTTATTATGGAGCCGGAAAGTAAATGGCAGTATTCTGGTGGAGGCTATTCTATTTTGCAACTAGTTATTGAAGAGGTGACTGGTAAATCGTTTGCAGATTATATGCAAAAAAACATATTTAAGCCTTTAAAAATGAAACATACAAGTTTCGATATCAATAAAAAGATATTAAAAAACTCTTCTAAAGCGTATGATGAAGAAGCAAAGGAAATTCCGTTGCGCCTTTTTAATGCGCAAGCAGCAGCGGGTTTACATACAACCATAGATGATCTAATTCTATTTGCAAAAGCATCATTTTCAAGAAACCCTGTATTATCTAAAAAAAGTATTTCACTTTTAACTGCACCAACTGAAATATCAAATGGAAATTACGGTATGGGTTATATGGAGATGAATCGTTTTGGAGATTTCACATTGAACGGTCATGGAGGTTCTAACGAAGGTTGGCATTCTGGTTTCATGCTCGATTTTAAATCAAAATCTGGTATTATTATACTTACCAATGGCTCTAATGGAAGGAATGTCTTATTTGGAAGTATGAAAGATTGGGCTCAATGGCATGAAAGTAACTAA
- a CDS encoding sensor histidine kinase — MTHKKLFKTSAIVSGIILVLMLILRNAQSEIFTVLSGSLGLVIFYTLLYYLFQTEKIKFGATNPTLKYLFFGISIPLLVYGVQVTTGTDGFFKNIIKIALFIEMAYLIFYWVYKYRRGIQQLKSDKLEAELMLLKNQINPHFFFNTLNNLYSLIKKDADAAQDYVLKLSDLMRFTIYDSGKESVMLKDEVSYLINFIDLQTARYHKDIDVNFEKTIKNSDASIAPLLFIILLENAFKHGVERATENAFVHVKLIEDDSKVSFAVKNNYDVEDTSENEGIGLKNLKDRLNLLYPDTHKLHNSIEENIYSTTLEIYKK; from the coding sequence ATGACACACAAAAAACTATTTAAAACATCGGCAATTGTATCAGGGATCATCCTTGTATTGATGCTGATCTTAAGAAACGCGCAAAGCGAAATTTTTACAGTACTTTCAGGATCATTAGGCTTAGTGATCTTTTATACACTTTTATATTACCTTTTTCAAACTGAAAAAATAAAATTTGGAGCGACTAATCCAACCCTAAAATATCTTTTCTTCGGAATTAGCATTCCCTTATTAGTTTACGGCGTACAAGTAACTACAGGAACGGATGGGTTTTTTAAAAACATCATTAAAATTGCCTTATTTATTGAAATGGCGTATTTAATTTTCTATTGGGTTTATAAATATCGAAGAGGTATTCAGCAATTAAAAAGTGATAAACTAGAAGCAGAATTAATGCTCTTAAAAAATCAAATAAATCCTCATTTTTTCTTTAACACCTTAAATAATTTATATTCCCTAATAAAGAAAGATGCAGATGCAGCACAAGACTACGTTTTAAAGCTATCTGATTTAATGCGATTTACTATTTACGATAGTGGTAAAGAAAGCGTAATGTTAAAAGATGAAGTTAGTTATTTAATTAACTTTATTGACTTACAAACGGCCAGATACCATAAAGATATTGATGTTAATTTTGAAAAAACGATTAAGAATTCAGATGCTAGTATAGCGCCTTTACTGTTTATCATCTTATTAGAAAACGCCTTTAAGCATGGTGTTGAAAGGGCAACTGAAAATGCATTTGTTCATGTAAAACTTATAGAAGATGATAGTAAAGTAAGTTTTGCAGTCAAGAATAATTATGATGTTGAAGACACTTCAGAAAATGAAGGCATTGGACTCAAAAACTTAAAAGATCGCTTAAATTTATTATATCCAGACACTCATAAATTGCATAATAGTATTGAAGAAAACATCTATTCAACAACATTAGAAATATATAAGAAATGA
- a CDS encoding LytR/AlgR family response regulator transcription factor, with translation MIKYIIVDDETASHDNIKDYASNLSYLSFQKSCYNAFEALEYLNKHSIDLIFLDINMPKLSGLEFLKTLSNQPKIIITTAYEEFALEGYELNIEDYLLKPFNFSRFVKSVSKVSDALANKSISIQNSENNEDAKIFIKEDKKYYQIKLNDILFIEAYGNYVKINMVDRIIVSHQTLTSFTHNLPVNQFIRVHKSFIISIDKIELIEGNRIDIQNHKIPIGKMYKLNVNRLIK, from the coding sequence ATGATAAAATATATAATTGTAGACGATGAGACAGCCTCGCATGATAATATTAAAGATTATGCGAGTAATCTGTCGTATTTATCCTTTCAAAAAAGTTGTTATAATGCTTTTGAAGCTCTTGAGTATTTAAATAAACATTCTATTGACCTTATCTTTTTAGATATTAATATGCCTAAACTTTCTGGTTTAGAGTTTTTAAAAACACTTTCTAATCAGCCAAAGATAATCATTACCACAGCCTATGAAGAATTTGCTTTAGAAGGTTATGAGTTGAATATTGAAGATTATTTATTAAAGCCATTTAATTTTAGTCGTTTTGTAAAATCTGTTAGTAAAGTTTCTGATGCATTGGCTAATAAATCCATATCAATACAAAATTCTGAAAATAATGAAGACGCTAAAATTTTTATAAAAGAAGATAAAAAATACTATCAGATTAAGCTTAATGACATTCTATTTATAGAAGCCTATGGAAATTATGTGAAAATTAATATGGTTGACAGAATAATCGTTTCACATCAAACCTTAACATCCTTTACTCATAATTTGCCTGTAAATCAATTTATAAGAGTACATAAATCGTTTATAATTTCAATAGATAAAATTGAACTCATAGAAGGCAATAGAATCGATATTCAGAATCATAAGATTCCAATAGGCAAAATGTATAAGCTTAATGTAAATCGATTAATAAAATAA
- a CDS encoding LysE family translocator yields the protein MTLITCLLLGFVVASLGSITPSFLNMTVVKFSLKSGRKSAYFLIGGYATVLFFQANIGAYFSSILMENSEYITLIQKVGTGILILLSFNFFRLHFKSNKQEKKVEIDKSKAYVHGIVMSSLNMIAIPFYFTTISFLIGLEYFEYSFKNSLYFSVGSTLGSFFLYSVYATVASKIEHKLTYIATKMDFIIGCLTGVVGIGNLIYLVSK from the coding sequence ATGACATTAATTACCTGTTTGCTCTTAGGGTTTGTAGTTGCTTCTTTGGGCAGTATCACACCTAGTTTTTTAAATATGACTGTTGTCAAATTCAGTTTAAAAAGTGGCAGAAAATCGGCTTACTTTCTCATTGGTGGTTATGCTACCGTGTTATTCTTTCAAGCGAATATTGGTGCTTATTTTTCCAGTATTTTAATGGAAAATTCAGAATACATCACACTGATTCAAAAAGTGGGTACTGGGATATTGATTCTGCTCTCCTTCAATTTTTTTAGATTACACTTTAAGTCCAACAAACAGGAAAAGAAAGTTGAAATTGACAAATCAAAAGCCTATGTGCATGGTATCGTCATGTCGTCGCTAAATATGATCGCCATTCCGTTTTACTTTACCACAATTTCGTTTTTAATAGGGTTGGAGTATTTTGAATACTCTTTTAAAAATAGTTTATACTTTTCAGTGGGTTCTACCTTGGGCTCCTTTTTCTTATATTCAGTTTATGCGACTGTAGCAAGTAAAATTGAACATAAATTAACGTATATCGCCACTAAAATGGATTTTATTATTGGTTGTCTTACTGGTGTGGTTGGTATTGGTAACTTGATTTATTTGGTTTCGAAATAA
- a CDS encoding uracil-DNA glycosylase family protein, which produces MFLHQHPYQPFIQKDTKKLIVGTLPPPRFSTGELLEKDVDFCYGSYYNSLWLFIDKIHNLNLRFDNSQKAIDQRKTFLIENKIGICDIVESAEREKIDASDLGMQNIKLRDVVGYLKQFPHIETILFTGGNSKNGPEYFFRRHLKDYNLKLELVNNEVPRIHKFSLCHSEQRETSKKVRTIKTVSLTSGSGAANISISRLPLYKQLQAKNPNFNTFDFRVMQYSEFF; this is translated from the coding sequence ATGTTTTTACACCAACACCCATACCAACCCTTCATCCAGAAAGATACTAAGAAACTGATTGTCGGTACCTTGCCACCACCAAGATTTTCTACAGGAGAACTACTAGAAAAAGATGTCGATTTTTGCTATGGTAGCTATTATAATTCGCTGTGGTTGTTTATAGATAAAATCCATAATCTCAATTTACGATTCGATAATTCCCAAAAGGCCATAGACCAACGTAAAACGTTTTTAATAGAAAACAAAATAGGCATATGCGACATCGTAGAAAGTGCAGAACGCGAAAAAATTGATGCGTCAGATTTAGGCATGCAAAATATAAAACTACGGGATGTAGTCGGTTATTTAAAACAATTTCCCCATATAGAAACGATTTTATTTACTGGTGGCAATAGCAAAAACGGCCCAGAATACTTTTTTAGAAGACATCTCAAAGACTACAATCTAAAACTAGAACTGGTGAACAATGAAGTGCCACGAATTCATAAATTCTCCTTATGTCATTCTGAGCAGCGCGAAACATCTAAAAAAGTTAGAACCATTAAAACCGTTTCTCTAACCTCAGGTTCAGGAGCAGCAAATATTTCAATTAGCAGATTGCCCTTATACAAACAACTCCAGGCCAAAAACCCCAATTTCAACACCTTTGATTTTAGGGTGATGCAGTATTCTGAATTTTTTTAG
- the yaaA gene encoding peroxide stress protein YaaA, protein MKLVLSPAKSLDYESNLPTTKATEASFLAEAERLNKVLKKKSTKSLSKLMSISDNLAELNYERNQEWELPFTKENSRQAIYAFNGDVYRGLDAYTIDTKKLDKVEDTVRILSGLYGILKPLDLIQPYRLEMGTKMAVGKNKNLYDFWKKKVTKALNEELEDDELFLNLASNEYFKVIDTKALKVPVVNVAFKEFKNGKYKIIAIFAKVARGLMTRYIIDTNAKTIDDIKGFNYEDYGFSEQLSSENELVFTR, encoded by the coding sequence ATGAAACTCGTACTGTCGCCAGCAAAATCATTGGATTACGAATCTAATCTACCAACAACTAAAGCTACTGAAGCTTCCTTTCTAGCCGAAGCAGAACGCTTAAATAAAGTATTGAAAAAGAAATCCACCAAGAGTTTATCTAAGCTTATGAGCATTTCAGATAATTTGGCGGAATTAAACTACGAGCGCAATCAAGAATGGGAATTACCATTTACCAAAGAAAATTCAAGACAGGCTATTTACGCTTTTAATGGCGATGTTTACAGAGGTTTGGATGCATATACCATAGATACCAAAAAACTAGATAAAGTTGAGGATACCGTCCGAATTCTTTCAGGATTATATGGCATTTTAAAACCTTTGGATCTCATTCAACCTTACCGACTGGAAATGGGTACAAAAATGGCTGTCGGAAAAAACAAGAATTTATATGACTTCTGGAAAAAGAAAGTGACAAAGGCTTTAAACGAGGAACTTGAAGATGATGAACTGTTCCTAAATTTGGCGAGTAACGAATATTTTAAGGTTATCGATACAAAAGCTTTAAAAGTACCTGTGGTCAACGTGGCTTTTAAAGAATTTAAGAACGGTAAATATAAAATCATAGCCATTTTTGCAAAAGTTGCGAGAGGCTTAATGACGAGATATATCATTGACACCAATGCCAAAACCATTGACGATATCAAAGGGTTCAATTACGAGGACTATGGATTTAGCGAACAATTATCGTCTGAGAATGAATTAGTGTTTACGAGATAA
- a CDS encoding DUF5672 family protein — protein sequence METLNLDNVTLLGVDCIDIDRLIYAADVSQKYLNFKDVKLLTHLESDDNRIVKIPKIASIEAYSEFMIRQLNAYVDTDYVLVIQYDGFVLNPGQWHSDFLDFDYIGAPTKWGMGNGGFSLRSKKLLKIIAEDSQIQIFHPEDYHICRTYKTYLEHKGMKFATSEVAHQFSIESGIWDSQFGYHNANIASWNIDLYTDPIKHKSYISNFKEYSEHAHIRITYIVQFYLEDNTYDPIKELIDIYSSYDNTILKQIHFVFVDDGSKAPITIADDVNLNYTLVRINENIKWNQPGARNLGVQYAKSENILVTDLDIFFPENLLESLLYFYPPRNSIFKFETYAGMKKVDPHFNVFFMNKEVFLRTKGVDEDFSGAYGQDDVFFYFLQKAIGTKFYRYSYSNIVHKEHKYFEHTQHNKLVRHTERNLEILDKKMVIVRDDNRNPLEARSDLYLNFTWKVLQEQSMV from the coding sequence ATGGAGACTCTAAATCTTGATAATGTAACGCTCTTAGGTGTTGACTGCATTGATATTGACCGATTGATTTATGCTGCAGATGTATCCCAAAAGTATCTCAATTTTAAAGACGTTAAATTATTAACCCATTTAGAATCTGATGATAACCGCATTGTAAAAATACCGAAAATTGCAAGTATTGAAGCTTACAGCGAATTTATGATTAGGCAACTCAATGCTTATGTTGATACCGATTATGTTTTAGTCATTCAGTATGACGGTTTTGTCTTAAACCCTGGACAATGGCATTCTGATTTTTTGGATTTTGATTATATAGGCGCTCCGACAAAATGGGGAATGGGAAACGGTGGTTTTAGCCTACGCTCAAAAAAACTTTTAAAAATTATTGCTGAAGATTCACAAATTCAAATCTTCCATCCCGAGGATTACCATATCTGCCGAACCTATAAAACCTATTTAGAACATAAGGGTATGAAATTTGCCACTTCAGAAGTAGCGCATCAATTTAGTATCGAAAGTGGCATTTGGGATTCGCAATTTGGATATCATAATGCCAACATAGCCTCTTGGAATATTGATTTATACACTGATCCTATCAAGCATAAATCTTACATATCCAATTTTAAGGAATACTCAGAACATGCCCATATTAGAATAACTTATATCGTGCAGTTCTATTTAGAGGATAATACTTATGATCCCATTAAGGAATTGATAGATATTTACAGTAGTTATGATAACACTATATTAAAACAAATTCATTTCGTTTTTGTAGATGATGGCTCTAAAGCGCCAATCACTATTGCAGATGATGTGAATTTAAATTATACCTTGGTCAGAATTAACGAAAATATTAAGTGGAATCAACCTGGAGCAAGAAATTTAGGCGTGCAATATGCCAAATCCGAAAATATTCTCGTTACGGATTTGGACATCTTTTTTCCTGAAAATCTATTGGAGAGTTTACTTTATTTTTATCCTCCTAGAAACTCAATCTTCAAATTTGAAACCTATGCTGGTATGAAAAAAGTTGATCCTCATTTCAACGTGTTTTTTATGAATAAAGAGGTGTTTTTGCGAACCAAAGGAGTGGACGAAGATTTTTCTGGTGCCTATGGCCAAGATGATGTCTTTTTTTATTTCCTGCAAAAAGCAATTGGCACGAAGTTTTATAGGTATAGCTATTCTAATATAGTCCATAAAGAGCATAAGTATTTTGAGCATACACAACATAATAAACTTGTGAGGCATACAGAGCGGAATCTAGAAATCCTGGACAAAAAGATGGTAATAGTTAGAGATGACAATAGAAACCCACTAGAGGCTAGAAGTGATTTGTATCTGAATTTTACTTGGAAAGTGCTACAAGAACAATCAATGGTTTAA